The following proteins are co-located in the Verrucomicrobiia bacterium genome:
- a CDS encoding tRNA-dihydrouridine synthase family protein: MTHHEQFAALLQGSEPILALAPMQDVTDRPFWNLMSRYGGPDVYYTEYFRVQPTSKPEKWIVDALVNNTTGKPAIAQMIGNDIPALVRTAKELEKYDIVAVDLNLGCPAPVVYRKCAGGGLLREPKRVDSILGALRDAISVKFTVKTRIGFDSPAVFEELLPIFAKHSIDLLTVHGRTVLEMYRSEVHYDYIANAVQAMRCPVIANGNIYSPAKAEEVLQQTGAKGLMIGRGAIRNPWLFEQIRQHRRGEAVFVPRGRDVLEYVHHLWAMTPQEIIRENAQVQKMKKYMNFLGIGVEASGQFLHDIRRCSTQAEFFRICETYMDNDAPMPLLPFKLDLASTDVVGGEHL, translated from the coding sequence ATGACTCATCACGAACAGTTCGCGGCGTTGCTGCAAGGCTCTGAGCCGATTCTCGCGCTCGCGCCGATGCAGGATGTGACGGATCGGCCGTTCTGGAACTTGATGAGTCGCTATGGCGGGCCGGATGTTTATTATACGGAATATTTTCGCGTACAGCCGACGTCCAAGCCGGAGAAATGGATCGTCGATGCGCTCGTGAATAACACTACGGGCAAACCGGCCATCGCGCAGATGATCGGGAATGACATTCCTGCGCTGGTCCGCACGGCGAAGGAGTTGGAGAAGTATGACATCGTGGCGGTGGATCTGAATCTCGGTTGTCCGGCGCCGGTGGTATATCGCAAGTGCGCAGGTGGCGGTTTGCTGCGTGAGCCGAAGCGGGTGGATAGTATTCTCGGTGCGTTGCGAGATGCTATCTCGGTGAAGTTCACGGTGAAGACGCGCATCGGCTTCGATAGCCCGGCGGTGTTTGAGGAGTTATTGCCCATTTTCGCGAAGCATTCCATCGATCTGCTGACGGTGCATGGGCGCACGGTGCTGGAGATGTATCGCTCGGAGGTGCATTACGATTATATCGCCAACGCAGTGCAAGCGATGCGTTGTCCAGTCATCGCGAATGGAAACATTTATTCACCGGCGAAAGCGGAAGAGGTTTTGCAGCAGACGGGTGCGAAGGGATTGATGATCGGGCGTGGGGCGATTCGTAATCCGTGGTTGTTCGAGCAGATCCGGCAGCATCGGCGTGGTGAAGCGGTTTTTGTGCCGCGCGGGCGAGATGTGCTGGAGTATGTGCATCATCTCTGGGCGATGACTCCGCAAGAAATCATCCGGGAAAACGCGCAGGTGCAGAAGATGAAGAAGTATATGAACTTCCTCGGCATCGGTGTGGAAGCGAGCGGGCAGTTCCTGCACGACATCCGCCGGTGCTCAACGCAGGCCGAGTTCTTCCGCATCTGCGAGACTTACATGGATAACGATGCGCCAATGCCGTTGTTACCGTTCAAACTCGATCTGGCTTCGACGGATGTGGTGGGCGGGGAGCATTTATAA
- a CDS encoding Rrf2 family transcriptional regulator, with the protein MKLSLRGEYALRALVVLGLNYGEEVLPTQVISERQNIPKRFLEQILNDLKTLGIVESKRGISGGYRLRMPPEQVTLAAVIRHLEGPLAPVGCVSEKFYTPCTCPDESKCGIRSIMKEVREAIVKILEQVTVAQLCDRVKHLQGTNQAVSDYII; encoded by the coding sequence ATGAAACTGTCGCTGCGCGGCGAATATGCCTTACGGGCCTTGGTGGTCCTAGGGTTGAACTACGGGGAGGAAGTTCTCCCCACCCAAGTCATTTCCGAGCGGCAGAACATTCCCAAGCGTTTTCTCGAGCAAATCCTCAATGATTTGAAGACTTTGGGCATTGTGGAGAGCAAGCGCGGTATCTCCGGCGGCTATCGTCTTAGAATGCCCCCTGAGCAGGTGACCTTGGCCGCGGTGATTCGCCATTTGGAAGGTCCCTTAGCTCCTGTGGGCTGTGTGAGTGAGAAGTTCTACACCCCCTGCACCTGCCCGGATGAGAGCAAATGTGGCATCCGCAGCATCATGAAGGAAGTGCGCGAGGCGATCGTGAAGATCCTGGAGCAAGTGACGGTGGCGCAGCTTTGTGATCGCGTGAAGCACTTGCAGGGGACGAATCAGGCGGTGTCGGACTACATTATTTAA
- a CDS encoding sulfate ABC transporter ATP-binding protein, producing the protein MSIEVRNISKHFGEYKALENINLSVKPGELLALLGPSGSGKTTLLRIIAGLEFPDPGQGQVLFHGEDVTSKPTGSRQVGFAFQHYALFRHMSVFENIAFGLRVRPKATRPSDEKIAARVRELLKLVQLEQFEKRLPNQLSGGQRQRVALARALAAEPKVLLLDEPFGALDAKVRKELRRWIRQLHEEIHITSIFVTHDQDEALEVADRVVVMNQAKIEQIGTPDEVYDKPANPFVYNFLGNVNLFKGRLRDGRVHLGETAISAHGHGVADDSPAVAYVRPHEIKVSLHAEGPDSIPAIIKHINSAGPLVHLDLERSDDKSRFTVELTKEESVALSLLAGTPVFVRLKNVRVFADEDYAI; encoded by the coding sequence ATGAGCATAGAAGTCCGTAACATCTCGAAGCATTTCGGCGAGTATAAGGCGCTGGAGAACATCAATCTGAGCGTCAAGCCGGGTGAACTGCTGGCTTTGCTGGGGCCATCCGGTTCCGGCAAAACGACGCTGCTGCGCATCATCGCCGGTCTGGAATTTCCTGATCCCGGTCAGGGCCAGGTGCTCTTCCATGGGGAAGACGTCACAAGCAAGCCCACCGGCTCACGCCAGGTCGGTTTCGCATTCCAGCACTACGCGTTGTTCCGTCACATGTCGGTGTTTGAGAACATCGCGTTCGGTCTGCGCGTGCGTCCGAAAGCCACTCGGCCGAGCGATGAGAAGATCGCCGCGCGCGTGCGTGAATTGCTGAAGCTCGTGCAGCTCGAACAGTTCGAGAAACGTCTGCCGAACCAACTCTCCGGTGGTCAACGTCAACGCGTCGCTCTCGCCCGCGCGCTCGCGGCGGAACCGAAAGTGTTGTTGCTCGATGAACCGTTTGGCGCACTCGATGCCAAGGTACGCAAGGAATTGCGCCGCTGGATCCGTCAGCTCCACGAAGAGATCCACATCACGAGCATCTTCGTGACGCATGATCAGGATGAAGCGCTTGAAGTCGCCGATCGCGTGGTGGTGATGAACCAGGCGAAGATCGAGCAGATCGGCACGCCGGATGAAGTGTATGACAAACCGGCCAATCCGTTCGTCTATAACTTCCTCGGTAATGTGAACCTGTTCAAAGGCCGCCTCCGCGATGGCCGGGTGCACTTGGGCGAGACTGCCATCAGCGCGCACGGCCATGGTGTGGCGGATGATTCACCGGCGGTCGCTTACGTGCGCCCCCATGAGATCAAGGTGAGCCTGCATGCCGAAGGGCCGGATAGCATTCCTGCCATCATCAAGCACATCAATTCTGCCGGTCCGCTTGTGCACTTGGACTTGGAGCGCAGCGATGACAAATCCCGTTTCACTGTCGAATTGACGAAGGAAGAGAGCGTCGCCTTGTCGCTGCTCGCCGGAACTCCTGTGTTCGTGCGCTTGAAAAATGTCCGCGTCTTCGCGGATGAAGATTACGCTATCTGA
- a CDS encoding porin, with the protein MRLKKLAVVTAIGISATGIQAQTDQSDQATLIKQLIQRIEELEQKVKIQDRKLEIDKEASAEKAKTTPVVSLGASGFSVRSPDTNFVFRLRGYVQADGRYFIDDNVAGGVNDQFLLRRVRPIIEGTAFKNYDYRIMLDFPSNVGVGAANNGLLQDAYVTAKYYPWLNITAGKFKEPVGLERLQSGANLLFNERAYPTQLLPNRDLGIQLSGTVLDNRLEYALGIFNGVANGGSGDADAADDDKDLAARLFATPFINSDNEWIQGLGFGVAGTVGNNKTALRGHQSPGQQTAFAYNAGVVGDGELWRISPQAYYYKGSFGAIAEYAIAHQSIRTAANTVNTLNHSGWQVAASYFLTGEKNSFKAVSPAQPFTVGSEGWGAFELSARVSGLDLDDESFPTFANANTSATEALSWAVGVNCHLNRFLKLSLSYEQTDFDTQGNAPSPLLDKGEKVVFSRVQFSF; encoded by the coding sequence ATGAGATTAAAAAAACTGGCCGTCGTAACGGCCATCGGGATCAGCGCCACCGGAATACAGGCGCAAACTGACCAGTCTGACCAAGCCACTCTGATCAAACAACTCATTCAGCGCATCGAAGAACTGGAACAAAAAGTGAAGATCCAAGACCGCAAACTGGAAATCGACAAGGAGGCTTCCGCCGAGAAGGCGAAGACGACTCCGGTGGTTTCTTTGGGTGCGTCTGGTTTCTCAGTCCGCTCGCCAGATACTAATTTCGTCTTCCGTCTTCGCGGCTATGTGCAGGCGGATGGCCGTTACTTCATTGATGACAATGTCGCCGGTGGCGTTAACGACCAGTTCTTGCTTCGCCGCGTGCGTCCGATCATCGAAGGCACAGCTTTCAAGAACTACGATTACCGCATCATGCTCGATTTCCCGAGCAACGTGGGTGTCGGCGCTGCAAACAACGGTTTGCTGCAAGATGCTTATGTGACAGCCAAGTATTATCCATGGCTGAACATCACGGCTGGTAAGTTCAAAGAACCGGTGGGCCTTGAGCGGTTGCAATCCGGTGCGAACCTGCTCTTCAACGAGCGCGCCTACCCGACGCAACTGCTGCCAAACCGCGATTTGGGTATCCAGCTCTCCGGCACTGTCTTGGATAACCGCTTGGAATACGCGTTGGGTATATTCAATGGCGTGGCCAATGGTGGCAGCGGTGATGCGGATGCTGCGGATGACGACAAGGACTTGGCAGCACGCCTTTTCGCGACGCCGTTCATCAACAGCGACAATGAATGGATCCAAGGATTGGGCTTTGGCGTGGCCGGCACGGTCGGCAACAACAAGACGGCTTTGCGCGGCCATCAATCTCCCGGCCAGCAGACGGCCTTCGCCTATAATGCCGGCGTGGTGGGGGATGGTGAGTTGTGGCGCATCTCGCCGCAGGCTTACTATTACAAGGGGTCATTCGGTGCGATCGCTGAGTATGCGATTGCGCATCAGTCGATCCGCACAGCGGCCAATACGGTCAACACCTTGAATCACAGTGGCTGGCAAGTGGCGGCCTCTTACTTCCTGACAGGTGAAAAGAACTCGTTCAAGGCGGTTTCACCTGCCCAGCCCTTCACGGTGGGCAGTGAAGGATGGGGGGCCTTCGAGCTGTCCGCGCGCGTCAGCGGTCTCGACTTGGATGATGAATCCTTCCCGACCTTTGCCAATGCCAACACTTCGGCCACCGAAGCCCTTTCTTGGGCAGTGGGTGTGAACTGTCACTTGAACCGCTTCCTGAAACTCAGCCTGTCTTATGAACAGACTGACTTTGATACACAAGGCAACGCTCCGAGTCCTTTGCTGGACAAGGGCGAGAAGGTCGTCTTCAGCCGCGTGCAGTTCTCATTCTAA
- a CDS encoding MnmC family methyltransferase, translating into MIETTNNYELVTLANGVRSVYSRAHDETFHPVIGPVAEAEALYVRQLRLPERFAASTEEFVVWDVGLGSAANVLTVLRSLSGLCGKLRIVSFDCTLEPLAFARQHSVELGYPVGFEAQLEILHDQHEVKFKLGDVTVHWTVHVADFPALLDQAANDASLRTQLPAPHAILYDAFSPATNTAMWTLPVFQKLHTFLDPQRPCALPTYSRSTLLRVTLLLAGFYVGAGHATGEKEETTIAANTRELLTEPLGEKWLGRVQRSRSAEPLMDGTYRQAPLSEANWERLRKHPQFSTK; encoded by the coding sequence ATGATCGAAACGACGAACAACTATGAACTAGTGACGCTTGCCAATGGCGTGCGGAGTGTTTACTCGCGCGCACATGACGAGACGTTTCACCCCGTCATCGGGCCGGTGGCAGAGGCGGAGGCGCTCTACGTGCGGCAGTTACGTCTGCCCGAACGTTTTGCGGCGAGCACGGAAGAGTTTGTGGTGTGGGATGTCGGCCTGGGTTCAGCGGCGAATGTGTTGACGGTGCTGCGTTCTCTCAGTGGACTATGCGGCAAGCTGCGCATCGTCAGCTTTGATTGCACCTTGGAACCGTTGGCGTTTGCGCGACAGCACTCGGTGGAGCTGGGGTATCCGGTGGGATTTGAAGCGCAGTTGGAGATTTTACATGACCAGCATGAAGTGAAGTTCAAGCTGGGTGATGTGACGGTTCATTGGACCGTGCACGTGGCGGACTTTCCTGCTCTGCTGGATCAAGCGGCTAACGACGCCAGCTTGCGCACACAGTTGCCTGCACCGCACGCGATCCTTTACGACGCTTTTTCTCCGGCGACGAATACGGCGATGTGGACGTTGCCCGTGTTTCAGAAACTTCACACGTTCCTCGATCCGCAACGGCCCTGTGCGCTGCCGACGTATTCACGCAGCACGCTCTTGCGTGTCACCTTGTTGCTCGCAGGCTTCTACGTCGGTGCGGGTCATGCGACGGGGGAGAAGGAAGAGACGACCATCGCCGCGAACACGCGAGAGTTGCTCACGGAACCGCTGGGAGAAAAATGGCTGGGGCGCGTGCAACGGTCGCGTAGTGCGGAGCCGTTGATGGATGGGACATATCGTCAAGCGCCATTGAGTGAGGCAAATTGGGAACGGCTGAGAAAGCATCCGCAGTTTTCAACCAAGTGA
- the cysW gene encoding sulfate ABC transporter permease subunit CysW, with translation MAGASTSRVSRGIKSRHATHDPLWFRVLLIGGALTFLGLFLFVPLAAIFAEAFRRGAGAFFEAFKEPDAMAAIKLTLIAAGISVPLNLIFGVAASWAIAKFEFRGKSLLITLIDLPFAVSPVISGLVYVLLFGAQGWLGPWLQDNDIKIIFAVPGIVLATIFVTFPFVARELIPLMQAQGNDEEFAALTLGASGWQTFWHVTLPNIKWGLFYGVILCNARAMGEFGAVSVVSGHIRGETNTMPLHVEILYNEYNFVAAFAIASLLACLALVTLLLKSIVEWRGRQNQSGGH, from the coding sequence ATGGCTGGAGCTTCTACATCACGAGTAAGTCGCGGCATCAAAAGCCGTCACGCCACGCATGACCCTTTGTGGTTCCGCGTGTTGCTGATCGGCGGCGCATTGACTTTTCTAGGCTTGTTCCTCTTCGTTCCGCTCGCGGCGATCTTCGCGGAAGCATTTCGACGCGGCGCTGGCGCTTTCTTTGAAGCCTTCAAGGAACCGGACGCCATGGCGGCCATCAAGCTGACCTTGATCGCTGCCGGTATCTCGGTGCCACTGAACCTTATCTTCGGTGTGGCTGCATCCTGGGCCATCGCCAAGTTCGAGTTCCGGGGCAAGAGCCTGCTCATCACGTTAATCGATCTGCCATTCGCGGTATCACCGGTCATCTCCGGTCTGGTGTATGTGCTCCTCTTCGGTGCGCAAGGTTGGCTGGGACCGTGGCTGCAAGACAACGACATCAAGATCATCTTCGCCGTGCCCGGCATCGTGCTCGCGACCATCTTCGTGACGTTCCCATTCGTCGCGCGTGAGCTGATTCCGCTCATGCAAGCGCAAGGGAATGACGAAGAGTTCGCCGCGCTGACCCTTGGCGCGAGCGGTTGGCAGACCTTCTGGCATGTCACGCTGCCGAATATCAAGTGGGGCTTGTTCTACGGCGTCATCCTGTGCAATGCCCGCGCCATGGGTGAGTTCGGTGCCGTGTCCGTCGTCTCCGGTCACATCCGAGGGGAGACGAACACGATGCCACTGCACGTGGAGATCCTTTATAACGAGTACAATTTCGTCGCCGCCTTTGCCATTGCGTCACTGCTCGCCTGCTTGGCGCTCGTGACGTTGCTATTGAAGAGCATTGTGGAATGGCGCGGTCGTCAGAATCAATCGGGTGGCCACTAA
- a CDS encoding succinylglutamate desuccinylase/aspartoacylase family protein, producing the protein MSITTETQSSLSRTTVAQRRSIANLLAPLNRLAETSPNLLVKSAGKFDHHGEAYDLPRYMFIGPKGGDEPIRIGLFAAIHGDEPAGAYALVQFLTLLERFPELAKGYCLFVYPVCNPTGFEDNTRNSRRGRDLNREFWNNTSEPEVQLLQQELVLHAFHGIVSLHADDTSDGLYGFAHGATLTKHLVEPALKAAEEFLPRNHNSIIDGFNARNGIIRKGYQGILSAPRNTPRPFEIIFETPHAAPQYQQEKAFVVALQAILNEYRKLVAYAPNL; encoded by the coding sequence ATGAGCATCACGACTGAAACGCAATCCAGCCTGTCGAGAACAACGGTGGCCCAACGCCGTTCCATCGCCAACCTGCTCGCCCCGTTGAATCGCCTCGCAGAAACCTCGCCAAATCTCTTGGTGAAAAGCGCAGGCAAGTTCGACCATCACGGCGAGGCTTATGATCTGCCGCGTTACATGTTCATCGGTCCCAAGGGCGGTGATGAGCCGATCCGCATCGGCCTCTTCGCTGCCATCCATGGTGATGAACCGGCGGGTGCTTATGCCTTGGTGCAATTCCTCACCTTGCTCGAACGTTTTCCTGAACTGGCCAAGGGCTATTGCCTCTTCGTTTATCCCGTGTGCAATCCGACGGGCTTCGAGGACAATACGCGCAATTCCCGCCGTGGCCGTGATCTGAATCGCGAGTTCTGGAACAACACGAGCGAGCCTGAAGTGCAGTTGTTGCAGCAGGAGCTGGTTTTGCATGCGTTCCACGGCATCGTTTCACTGCATGCGGATGATACGAGCGATGGTCTCTATGGTTTCGCTCATGGTGCGACATTGACGAAACATCTCGTCGAGCCGGCGTTGAAAGCTGCTGAGGAGTTTTTGCCGCGTAATCATAACTCGATAATCGATGGCTTCAATGCGCGCAACGGCATCATCCGCAAGGGCTACCAAGGTATCCTGAGTGCACCACGGAATACGCCGAGGCCGTTCGAGATCATCTTCGAGACACCGCACGCCGCGCCACAGTATCAGCAGGAAAAAGCTTTCGTAGTCGCGCTGCAGGCGATCCTGAACGAGTACCGCAAACTAGTGGCCTACGCTCCGAACCTGTAA
- a CDS encoding YezD family protein produces MSSTNLNNTAETAADLWLAAVKEEVAGLRFGTVQVIVHEGEVVQIERVSRRRLGPGQSSNRNLSPRSAKN; encoded by the coding sequence ATGAGCAGCACAAACTTGAATAACACCGCCGAGACAGCCGCAGACTTATGGCTGGCCGCCGTGAAGGAAGAGGTGGCCGGTCTGCGCTTTGGCACCGTGCAAGTAATCGTCCATGAGGGCGAGGTGGTCCAGATCGAGCGCGTCTCGCGCCGGCGTCTGGGGCCTGGCCAGTCATCGAATCGCAACCTCTCCCCGAGGAGCGCCAAGAATTAA
- a CDS encoding carbohydrate kinase family protein yields MKAKKAVSSNRKGILAGGNFIIDQVKLVDVYPQREQLANIHSQYEGTGGAPYNVLVDLAVLGAKFPLQAAGLVGKDALGAQILDHCKKLKIDTKFLTAAPKSSTSYTDVMTEMNGRKRTFFHNRGANALWDGKDLNFSKTKAKIFHLGYLLLLDAIDDEDKKYGTRGAALLAAAQEAGLKTSVDVVSEDSDRFAKIVTPALKYTDYAILNEIEAGKTTGFKIRQADGKLDTVALRHSAGALLQLGVREVVVIHFPEGGFARTRDGKDYWQPSLKLPEKYIAGTAGAGDAFCAGTLYGLHEDLDLQECLKIGVCAAAASLSDPTCTLGMKPLAATLALAKKYGIRPPLEREF; encoded by the coding sequence ATGAAAGCGAAGAAAGCGGTGTCCTCGAACCGGAAGGGCATTCTGGCGGGCGGCAATTTTATCATCGACCAGGTCAAACTGGTTGATGTTTATCCCCAGCGTGAGCAGCTCGCCAATATCCACAGCCAGTATGAAGGCACCGGTGGTGCGCCTTACAATGTGCTGGTGGACCTCGCCGTTCTCGGCGCGAAATTTCCGCTGCAAGCTGCCGGTCTCGTGGGCAAGGACGCGCTCGGCGCGCAAATCCTCGATCACTGCAAGAAGCTCAAGATCGACACGAAGTTCCTCACGGCTGCGCCTAAGTCTTCCACGTCTTACACGGATGTGATGACGGAGATGAATGGCCGCAAGCGCACGTTCTTCCACAATCGCGGTGCGAACGCTTTGTGGGACGGCAAGGATCTGAATTTCTCCAAGACGAAGGCAAAGATTTTCCATCTTGGTTATCTGCTGCTGCTGGACGCGATCGATGACGAGGACAAGAAGTATGGCACGCGTGGTGCCGCTCTGCTCGCTGCCGCGCAAGAAGCTGGTCTTAAGACAAGCGTGGACGTAGTGAGCGAGGACAGTGATCGCTTTGCCAAGATCGTTACGCCTGCGTTGAAGTATACGGACTACGCGATCCTCAATGAGATCGAGGCGGGCAAGACGACGGGCTTTAAGATCCGCCAAGCAGATGGCAAGTTGGATACTGTCGCGCTGCGTCATTCAGCAGGTGCGCTGCTCCAACTCGGCGTACGTGAAGTGGTGGTGATCCATTTCCCGGAAGGCGGCTTTGCCCGCACTCGCGATGGCAAAGATTACTGGCAGCCTTCACTCAAGCTGCCGGAGAAGTATATCGCAGGCACAGCCGGTGCTGGTGATGCCTTCTGCGCTGGCACGCTCTACGGTCTGCATGAAGACCTCGATCTGCAAGAGTGCTTGAAGATTGGCGTTTGTGCGGCGGCGGCATCGCTGTCCGATCCAACATGCACACTCGGCATGAAACCGCTGGCAGCGACATTGGCGCTGGCGAAGAAGTACGGTATCCGCCCGCCGTTGGAACGGGAGTTTTAA
- a CDS encoding sulfate ABC transporter substrate-binding protein — protein sequence MKISNKIKRFFGLAAVLAVTGSTFAAEVKLLNVSYDPTRELYVEYNKAFAAHWKAKTGDTVTVQQSHGGSGKQGRAIIDGLQADVATLALAGDVDALSSVGKLIPQNWQTRLPQNSAPYTSTIVFLVRAGNPKGIKDWDDLAKPGVSVITPNPKTSGGAQWNYLAAWEYAKRKAGGKDEAGKAFVEKLYKNVPVLDSGARGSTTTFVQRGIGDVFISWENEAFLALKEFGKDKYEVVIPSISILAEPSVTVVDKVVKKKGTEAVAKAYLEYLYSDEGQDIAGKHFYRPRSEKAVAKYAAQFPKINLFTIDEAFGGWTNAKKVHFADGGTFDQIYAK from the coding sequence ATGAAAATCTCAAATAAAATCAAACGGTTCTTCGGTTTGGCCGCTGTCTTGGCGGTGACCGGCTCCACCTTCGCTGCGGAAGTGAAGTTGCTCAATGTCTCCTATGATCCGACGCGCGAGTTGTATGTAGAGTATAACAAAGCGTTCGCCGCGCATTGGAAAGCCAAGACGGGCGACACCGTCACCGTCCAGCAATCGCACGGCGGCTCTGGCAAACAAGGCCGCGCCATCATCGATGGTCTGCAAGCGGATGTTGCCACACTGGCGCTCGCTGGTGATGTGGACGCACTCTCGAGCGTGGGTAAGCTGATCCCGCAGAACTGGCAGACGCGCTTGCCGCAGAACTCCGCGCCCTACACGAGCACGATTGTGTTCTTGGTGCGCGCGGGCAATCCGAAGGGAATCAAGGACTGGGATGATTTGGCCAAGCCGGGCGTCTCCGTGATCACGCCGAACCCGAAGACCTCGGGTGGTGCGCAATGGAACTACCTCGCCGCCTGGGAATACGCCAAGCGCAAAGCGGGTGGCAAGGATGAGGCCGGTAAAGCCTTCGTGGAGAAGCTCTACAAAAACGTGCCCGTGCTGGACTCCGGCGCGCGCGGTTCTACGACCACCTTCGTGCAACGCGGCATCGGTGACGTGTTCATCTCTTGGGAAAACGAAGCGTTCCTCGCGCTGAAGGAATTCGGCAAGGACAAGTATGAAGTCGTCATTCCTTCCATCAGCATCCTCGCCGAACCCTCAGTGACGGTGGTGGACAAGGTCGTGAAGAAGAAGGGTACGGAAGCCGTGGCCAAGGCTTACCTCGAGTATCTCTACTCGGATGAAGGCCAGGACATCGCGGGCAAGCACTTCTACCGTCCGCGTTCGGAGAAGGCCGTGGCGAAGTACGCCGCCCAGTTCCCGAAGATCAACCTCTTCACCATCGATGAAGCTTTCGGCGGCTGGACGAATGCGAAGAAAGTTCACTTCGCGGATGGCGGCACGTTCGATCAGATCTACGCCAAGTAA
- the cysT gene encoding sulfate ABC transporter permease subunit CysT has protein sequence MIPFVRTEKSVLPGYRLTLGYTLFYLTLLILIPLAATFAKTFSMTWPDFWAAVTSPRVVASYKLTFTAAFLAGLINMVFGLLVAWVLVRYTFPGRKIIDAIVDLPFALPTAVAGIALTAVYSKNGWIGQHLEPAGIKVAYTQQGVLVALVFIGVPFVVRTVQPVLEDLEVEVEEAAASLGANRWQTFRKVIFPELLPALITGFTLSFARALGEYGSVVFISGNMPLKTEITPLLIITKLEQYDYAGATALAVVMLVISFVLLLLINLLQRWTQTRTRK, from the coding sequence ATGATACCTTTTGTCCGTACTGAAAAAAGCGTCCTACCGGGCTACCGATTGACGCTGGGTTACACGTTGTTTTATCTAACCCTGCTCATCCTCATCCCGCTGGCGGCGACTTTTGCCAAGACATTCTCGATGACGTGGCCCGACTTCTGGGCCGCGGTTACGTCGCCACGCGTCGTCGCTTCCTACAAGCTGACGTTCACCGCCGCGTTTCTGGCGGGCCTCATCAACATGGTGTTCGGCCTGCTCGTCGCCTGGGTGCTCGTGCGCTACACCTTTCCCGGTCGTAAAATCATCGACGCCATCGTGGATCTGCCGTTTGCCTTGCCTACCGCAGTGGCGGGCATCGCCTTGACCGCCGTGTATTCCAAGAACGGTTGGATCGGTCAGCATCTGGAACCGGCGGGCATCAAGGTCGCCTACACGCAACAGGGCGTGCTGGTGGCACTGGTATTCATCGGGGTGCCCTTCGTGGTCCGCACCGTGCAACCGGTGTTGGAAGATCTCGAGGTGGAAGTGGAAGAAGCGGCAGCGAGCCTCGGTGCGAATCGTTGGCAGACCTTCCGCAAAGTCATCTTCCCAGAGCTGCTGCCCGCGCTGATCACCGGTTTCACGCTCTCCTTCGCGCGCGCTTTAGGTGAATACGGTTCCGTGGTGTTCATCTCTGGTAACATGCCGTTGAAAACGGAGATCACGCCGCTGCTCATCATCACCAAACTGGAACAGTATGACTACGCGGGCGCAACCGCCTTGGCCGTGGTGATGCTCGTCATCTCCTTCGTGCTGCTGCTGCTCATCAACCTGCTGCAACGCTGGACGCAGACCCGCACCCGTAAATAA